GAGAATAAATATGCCTTTCACACTGCAAAGACAAAGGCACGTGCTCTTAAGGTTAACCTCACACCAACTCTCTGCGAAAGTTCTCTCCTAAAGCTCTTGTCAGCCATCCTGGCTGACAATTTTTGCACATCTTTAGGACATTTCTGTTTCCAGGTTTCTAGAAGTCCAACTTCCCTCCTTGTCTTCAGGTACTGGTCTGATGTCCAGCTGTCTTCTGGATGTTAGCAGGTGCCTCTGCCCTCTGGCAAAGTGCCGTGGTCCTTGTACAGGATCTGAGCTGAGTCTCAACATACACAACGTATTGAGCCCAAACAGGCCTATTTAATTCTTTACTCCTGGGCAGCCTTGGCTCCCATACCAGACTTAAAATAACCAGCTCACagaccttgcaaaactggacatctCACTAAGCCTCGGTCTTCCCCCATAGGTGTGGATAATCATAGTGCCTCTCTCATGGGTTGTTATCAAGGGGAAATTAGACACAAGAGGTGGTACAAAGTTAGCATCCCCTTCACTTCCAGCTTGGGGTAGCACAATACATGAAACACACAGGACAGGAGCGAGGGTGGGGTAGAGAATATTGCATCCAACAAGAGAATTTAGTCAGTCAACCACTCTGATTAAGCCACGACTTTGTGTTAGTTACTGGGGAGAGAAAGATGAAAAGCAAGTGACAGTGGCAGGCAGACCACAAGCACACAAGCAGTGATGACACAGTCTGAGAAGGGCAGCGGTGGAGGCAGCCTCCAGTGCCGAGACCCGAGCACCcccggggctggggaggaaggctTCACGTGGAGCTCACGCTCAAACTGACACTGACGGAAATGCTCTTGAAAGCCAGATGGAAATGGGGCTCCGGGGAGCACGCACATCTGACCTGGAGGGGTATCCGCTTGATCAGAGAGGCAGGATAGCAGAATTGATTGGGAACTTATGTTCTGGGATTGGAGAGACCCTGACATATTAACTGGATCACCATGAAGGAGTTTCTTCCCCTCTCTAAGCCTCGATtacaaaatagagataataagaGTGCATGCCTCACAGGATGGTTTTCAAATTCAATGAGACGATGCACACAAAGCGCTGAGCACAGCACCTCACACATAGTAAGTGATTATAATAGCACATGCTTATTGAGTCCTTCTCAATAAATGGTACGTGTTATCATTATCTGGAAATGAGGTGCACCTGGCCACTGAGACTAAGTTTTACCCATTAGCAGGAGAGAGCTCTGGAAGAATGTAAGCCGGGGAGTGAGCTGATCACATCTGATTACTGGAAAATCACCCCAGGAAAGTGGTAGACTGGAAGGTGGGCTGTAACAGGGGAGGTTACAGGCTTGACGATTACTAAGGAGGCTGCAGAGGCAAGAGACACAAATGGTGAGTTCAGGCAGCAGTAAGTGGGAAAGAAAGGAGTCCAATCCTTTTGAAGAGTGATCAACAGGACATGGTGACCGATTTGGGCGGTGTGGAGCAGGGTGGTGAGAGAGGTCAGAAGATAACTCCCAGATTTTGGAAGCAGGAGGAGCAAGTATGGGTGGCAAAATGATGAGATCAGTTCTGGTGATGCTGAGAGAGCTCCCAGGGGACAGGTCAATTGGTCTGGGGGTCTGAAGTTCAGTGGAAATGCTTGGAGCCATAAGGACCAGGAGTTCATATGCAGTGGAAACCTAAGTCATGAGTTGGGGTGTATAACTGAGGGAAAAGCAGCAGAGTGAGAGAGTCTGGGGAACACCAGCATGTAAGGGATGCTGAGCGACAGAATGTTGCAGCAGAGAGGAAACGGAAATGGAAGACCAAGGAGCAAGTGCTGCTATGGTCTCTTCAAGGAGGGGCTGCAGAAGGTGGCAGCCAAGTGAGATAGAGACGGTTTGGCCATGGAGTGGGGGCCAGTCACAGCTATGCCTGAGGGAATGGGCACAGCAAGTGCATGCCCCTAGTGGGGCAGCCTCGTGGGCCGGGCAAAAGGAAAGCTGCTGGGATCCAGGTACTGTCTCTACTGTTTACGCTTCCCCTTGGTCATTGCCTCCCCGTGATGGAGACACACAGCCCCACTGTCACCTGGATGGTCCACATCCACAGATCTGCCTTATCTGCCCCTTCCCTCACCATCCCCAGGATCCAGGACAGCTACAGAATTTGCTACAAGGTGTCTTATTCCAGGATGACATCACACGTGATACTGCATCGCGAGTAAGGAGTGATGCCACCGTTTACACATTTCTGCAGAGCACAGGAATATATTCTCCAAGCCCTAAaccaacacacagacacacacacacagacatacacacagacacacacacagagcgcCATCATCTTGCGATTTCTACAGGTCCTCCTTCCCAGGAAAAATGTTTAGGCAACACTGGGACCCACAGATTCCAGTTAACTGACGATCAGAGCACAGCAGTtacatatttatttgtgtatCCCTACTGAaccccagccccatccctgcccccagaAGGCTTCATGCTGAACCTTTAAACCTATACCCACTTCTTATTTTATGAACCCTCATATATTTAAGTGGGAATTTCAGGTTCTAAACCAGTGCTGTTCAATAGAAATTTCTGTCAATATGTTCCATATCCACACAGTACAACATGGTAACCAGTAGCCACTAAGTACTTGATATGTGGCTGATGCGACTGagcaactgaattttaaattttattttaattaatataaatttaaatagccgCATATGGATGGTTAACAGCTAACATATTGGACAGCGCAGCTCTAAATAACTCCAGGCAAGTGGACTCTAGCACCAGAGTTAAAAACGGAGCCTTTCAGAATGGTGGGAGCAGGCTCTCCAGGGTAGGACCTGATGATGACACACTGAATACTGAATGAAGATAAGCTGGGTGGAGCCACTGCCCTACTGAAGTGGAACCacggcaggaaggtcagagcaTGAGCATGAGGCAGGGACAGACAGGACCTAACAGGATCCTAATGGGATACGGGATAGGGAAATGAAGCAAAAGGAGGGGTAGACATGGAGGTGGAGGCGGTGGTGGAgttgggggaggtggagggagaagaTACTCCTGTGAGTCAAGTACTGACACCTAGAGAgttttatatcttctttagacCCTTCTCTCATCCCCTCAGTCactgcacattttaatggaagGACCATTAAATATCTCATAGAGCAACCCTCTCATTCTGTAGAGTAAtaaactgaagtccagagagaTAGCTGGGTTGTCCAGCATCGTGTATTGAATCTGTAGCAGAATCGGGACCGGAGCCGCATCTGCGACACTCTCACCTCCAcgcaccctcctcccacccccaaacaACTCCACTAAAGGAAGGCAGAGCTTCGGAAAGAGAACTGCAGATAGACAACGAGCAGGCAGAGGGAGGCCCAGAAGAGGCACCAGCGAAGGGAGAAGAAGTTGTAGCCCAAGGCCTCCTGGGCCCTTGACTTGGAGGCACCCGAGAAGGTCGCCTCCTCCTCCAGCAGCTTCTCGCTGGGCTTCCAGTGCACGATGCCCTCCTGGCAGGCCTCGCAGAACTCGCCGCGGTGCGACCCGCTGTCCGGGCGGGCGGCCACGAGGATGCGGTACTGGCCGCCGGCCTCGTCGTAGCACTGCTCGCGCAGGCTGCTGATGAGGTTGTCCACCAGGCTCTCGATGTTCTCCTCCAGCATGCTCGACTCGTCCAGCCGCGCCGTGCCGCACTCGTAGCACAGCTGCTTGAAGACGCGCATGCGCACCGAGCCCGCCCGCTGGGCGCGGTCCAGGTGCATGTGGAAGAGGATGACCACGTGGGGCGACTGCCAGGTGTGCCAGCACCAGGTGCAGTGGAACCtgcagggaaggaaggcagggatGGAGACGGTGGGCctccctcccagccacagcctgCCTGGAGGAGCCTAGAAAGGAAGGGCCCTGTGTGCCTGTGCCTGGAAGTTGAGGCGGGGTGTTTACCGCCTCCTGGGTTCACTGGTGCCAAAGCCGGCATCTCTACCTCCTCCTAGGGAGCTCCCCTGGGCCTGGAGCAGCATCCTCAAGAGCCAGATGCTGGAGCAATCTGGCTTCCAGCAGTGCTCTCCAGTTTGCCTCCTGCGCGCTTTTTCGTGGCCCCGGCTCTCCCCAAACCTGATGCACTCATGACAAGGGTCTGGACGCTGCATGGAGGTCACTCCCCCAGTCTGGGCCttatttctcttcagtgaaatgcAGGGTAATGGTGTCCAATAAGGATCCTTCCGCTCAGACCTCCCGTGACTCTGATACAGGGGATGACCACAAGTCTCACTCTTGCATCCTGTCTGTTCTGGGGCGAAGAGATGCCTCTAGCTGTCCCAAGCACACAGACCTCTGAGAATAACCCAGAGAATAATCCCCGAGAATCCACCGGATGGAGAAGTGGATGGGCGATGGGCCAGCAGGAGGAGGACTGCAGAGTTTGGTCCCTGCACCTTCACAAAGAACACTCCCCTGCCCCTTGACAAATCATCCCTAGATCCCACTCCAGCCCCGCAGTAGAAACTAGAAAGGTGGATCCGGGTCTGcatcccctccacacacacatgcacacgcgcaCTTACATACTCACAGGCTTCTTTGTCTCACCTGGGCCCCCTAGAGACCCAGCCTCAGGAAACACGGAGGGAAGTGGCCTGGGACTTATCTCAGCCTCCATCCTCTGTTAATGACAGAGAACTCATTACCTCCAGGGCAGCTCCTTCCATCCTTGAGACAAACTTCTTCCAGGCGCCTGTTACCAAGGCTTTAAGACAGTCCAGGGTCCACTGGGTTCAGTCTGCCTTCACTGCTGACCCTCCCTGGGACACCTGTCATGGCCCTGAAGGATCTCAGTTGAGAATTTCAATTAAATCCAATAGATACCACCCAGCGCCTACTGTATGCCAAACATCACGCAGCCCAGCCTGTGGGGTGGAGATGAACCCTGGGCAACAGAAGTGCAGAACAGTACTCAGCACAGCCCAAGGCAGGGTTACTCAGCCAGAGCAGCCTGATTGTTCCTGAGCCAGAAGATGGTGTCCCCTGATGGTGGGCCAGAGCTGCAGGGCACCAGGGCTAATGCATCCCTTGGCTTACAGATGAGGTAAGCCTCTGCATAGAATATGCACAAGGGTGGTGCTTCCCAGTCCTGCCTGAGGCCAACTGGGACCCACAGGTCACCTGCCAAGAATAGGAGCCCTAAGGCAAGAGGAGTCACAAACCTGTGGAACTCAGGCCCCTCAACCCCTGGGACCTTGCACCTGAGCCTCCAGCTCTTTGCACCTCTCCCACCAGCCAGCACAGAGCTTCACATCTGCAgtctcctccttctccatcttTTAATCAAGCCAATCCAGAGTTGTTTCCCCtccctgaagccagacctcagatcTTAAATCCCAAACCACCAGATCTAGTGGGAGGGGATCTTAGGATCATCTAGTCAGCCTTTCATTCTACTGAGATGAgacagaagcacagagagaaagagagctctctgcacacacacacagctagtCAGAGCCAGAGCTGGGACCCAGCACAGAACAGATGCCCAAGAGATGTCTCTTGAATGGATTTGAATTGAAATGAATCAATcaacctctgtctctgtcttttgtCCCAAAGGCAGCTTCAATCTAATATTTGCAGATCTTGGGACAAGAGTACTATGTAAGCTCCCCACCCACAGCCTGCCTCCTTTAGGACCTGCCCTCAGCACCATGAGGCACTTCACATGCAAGCAGGTGTGAACAGCCTAGTCTGTGTGTCCACACCCCTAGGACACAGCCACCTGTTGGCCTCCCCACGGGCCTAGAGTTACTGTCTGTTCTTGAATTAATGGAGCCAGGTAAGAGGCCTGCACAGACCCTGGACATGAGCTTGAGGCAGCTTGGGCAGGGCATTCTGTGGCCTCAATCCCAAACCACGGTCTGAAAAAGGGAGAGGCATGTGGGCTTCAGATGGCCATGTCCTCTTGATCACAAGGACCCTGCTGTATGACAGACGTGTGGCTGCTATAATGTATGAGATGCTGGGCCCTAAGGACCTTCGGAACTCCTGGCCAAAGCTAAGTCTTTTTGTCACAGACCCATAGGTAAAAGGGACTTGAGGGATCACCTAAGGCCAACTCCCTGACTTTGCAAAACTTAGACCACAGAAGGAAAAGGACTCGCCCAAATTCACAGCGGTGGTTAGCTGGGAAGCCAGTTTCTAGAACATAGCAGGTGGACAGCAAAGTTTTTTGTACTCAAATCTAATTGTACTGAGTTCACTGAACAGACCTAGGAGCAGAGCTAAGACTTTCCCCAGTAGATCTCATGGCCTCAGTTCCTAGCAATCTTTAAGAGgttacaaaaagataaaaatattgaaaatgtcAGAGATTGCAGGGGCATTGAAGAATTAAAACTCTTTGTTTACTGTGACAAGCCAAGACCCAAAGACAGAACATGACCTGCCAGGATCATCCAGGAGTCAGTGGTACAGCCTGGATTAGGACCCAGGCCCGTTTCACCCACCTGGCAGTTCCTTCTCTGACCCTTAACCTGAGCTGACCCCAGCGCCGGGCTCCAGGTATCTCTGCCTGCCCTTCGAAGCTGTCCTGGGGGCTGTGCTGCAGGGCTGCCCGTAGCCCcaaaccccaccccacctctcacCTGCCCGAGGCGTGCTGCTCCAGGTACTGCTTCCAGCCGGGGGCCAGCTCATTGGGCTTGAGGTTGGGGTCTATGATGAGTTCCCAGCTGTCAGCCGGCTTTGCCACCTCCATCTTCTCATAGAAGACTTTTTTCCACTCGCAAGTGGTCAGGCTGGTACACATGGTCCTGCTGGCAAGGCTGGAAGTTTGGACTTGACCCAAGGGAGGACACAGGATGGTCGGGCAGGGGCAGAGCAGCACAGTGCCTGAGGTCTGAAAACCCACACTGATAGGACCAGAAGGAAATAGGACCCAGCAATCTCCTTTGTCACCCTGGAACCTGTTACCatggcggctggggctggggaagagggaagTCCCAAAGGAGTGTGCCAGGGCCCCGAGCTAGGCTAGGGAGGTAAGGCTGGGCGGTGACACTAAGAgcagtgagtgaggtgggagACGCAGTCCCAGACCACACTCACCAGGCCCGTGGGGCTCTCCAGGAGTCAAGGACGATTTCATGGTCCTGTTTCATCCCTGCTGCTCTTCCAAGCATTCTCCACATCATGTGCGATGGTAACTGTGATACCCTAGGGGGCcagggagaagcagagacaagGAAATGCGGGGCTCCCACACCCCGTGATGAGCTGGACCACCatttaccatgtgccaagcactagcTGCTTGACTTGTGTGTTGGCCAAGGCAGGGATTCTTACCCCTATCATCCAGATCAGGAAGCTGAGGTTTACACACTAAACTCTAAGTGACTCATCCAAGATTCAGATGCAGGTCTTCTGAAACCAAGGACTTGTGTTCATTTGCTCCAGTACAATTGAGCTCCTGACACATAAGGATTGAGAGAGAAGTACCACGTGGTCCCTTTAAGACCACAGACCAGGTGGTGCAATAAAGTAACTTCAGGTGATGTGAGAAACACAGTGATAACCTTTCAGATCCATAAAATCATGCGATTGTTAAAGCTGCTGGGGGAACACGGTCCTGAGCTGCAGTCTCCTGCCACCTGCGCTGCTGCTGAGAGGCCTGGCGACAGGGCACCACAGCTCCCTGATgcccaatttaaatattttaggcaCTAGAAGGGAACTTGGCTCCAAATTTGCATAATCCAAATGGAGGTACAGTCACCGGAGAGAGGCAGCCTCAACCAGCAGGGAAAAGACCAGGCTACTCAACAGCCGACCACAGCTTTGCCCCAAGGTCTGCGTGATCTTAGAATCCAGTCATTCCCCATAGTGGAACTCCGTTTAGCTAGGTGTACTAGCTAACATGTAAGCTGTAATCATCTTATGGTTCTTTCACCTGGAAATCGGATCACAGCGTGAAGagaatgaagaattggaaagagtTGCCGGGAACCAGAAGGAGAGGTTTCAGTGTTGAGTTCCAGACTCGGCCGTTGCCTCCAAGTGGTGATCGCATGGGATGGGGTCAGggacaccaccaccacaacccctcctggagtggggagtggggaagtGTTCTCCGCCAGCTGTGTGCTGAAGACCTTGCAAAGGACTAGAGTGTGTCTCAGAGCCCCTCACTGAGAGCTATAGAAgagccttttatttttcaaatttgatttcttccttgaacTCACCATCTCTTAACTGAAATCTCTTGACACTGAATTAAGACAACTCAGGCCCAGAAGTGGGAAATTCCTTGGCCAAGGAAGTGCCTGGCCTCAGGACTGGGCTGCTCACACCTCACGGGGCCCTCTCAGAAGTCAGTTACCAGCCAGGCGAGATGGGGGGACCCAGGAGTTCCCAGAAATTGAATGAATCAAGGTGTTTATGGCCCAGCCTAAAGCCACATGCCAGGAGTGATTCTCTGGAAAATACTGT
This portion of the Vicugna pacos chromosome 1, VicPac4, whole genome shotgun sequence genome encodes:
- the RTP2 gene encoding receptor-transporting protein 2: MCTSLTTCEWKKVFYEKMEVAKPADSWELIIDPNLKPNELAPGWKQYLEQHASGRFHCTWCWHTWQSPHVVILFHMHLDRAQRAGSVRMRVFKQLCYECGTARLDESSMLEENIESLVDNLISSLREQCYDEAGGQYRILVAARPDSGSHRGEFCEACQEGIVHWKPSEKLLEEEATFSGASKSRAQEALGYNFFSLRWCLFWASLCLLVVYLQFSFRSSAFL